In Prunus dulcis chromosome 1, ALMONDv2, whole genome shotgun sequence, the following are encoded in one genomic region:
- the LOC117615660 gene encoding serine/threonine-protein kinase BLUS1-like isoform X3 gives MTMEYSPKKNFPVDPKDYTLYEEVGQGVSATVYRALCIPPNIIVAIKVLDLEKCNNDLDVIRREVQTMILLDHPNLLKAHCSFTASRSLWIVTPYMAAGSCLHIMKSAHPDGFEQPVIATLLHGVLKAIAYLHAHGHIHRDVKAGNILVDTKGAVKLADFGVSASLFDTGNRQHARKTFVGTPCWMAPEVMQQLHGYDFKADIWSFGITALELAHGHAPFSKYPPMKVLLMTLQNAPPGLDYERDKKFSKSFKEIVAACLVKDPKKRPTAEKLLKHRFFKHAHNKEFIARTILDGLSPLGDRFRMLKQKEAEVFAQNEAIYGDKDHLSQQEYMRGISAWNFDLEDLKRQAALIEDDDGITIAENQDWSCKHRGEFGNSADVTDSDHVTRHQKRYDSSSLHAETAFKGRFKLTVPESSPKVAPNGITIPYFGESANSIVSTSASILPSLHCILQQNARQREETMRLVEVVDQITGNHTELAEAVTNNKHMQMSLASARERVLEYHVIGIQNKIDKLVEELRIQKMKNAKLEGQLSAVIDKE, from the exons ATGACCATGGAATATTCACCCAAAAAGAACTTTCCAGTAGACCCCAAAGACTACACGTTGTACGAAGAAGTGGGTCAAGGCGTGAGCGCCACTGTCTACAGAGCTCTCTGCATCCCACCTAATATAATCGTCGCCATCAAAGTTCTGGACTTGGAGAAATGCAACAATGACTTG GATGTTATTCGTCGAGAAGTACAAACCATGATCTTGCTTGACCATCCAAATCTGCTCAAGGCACACTGCTCTTTCACTGCTTCCAGGAGCCTCTGGATTGTCACGCCTTACATGGCTGCTGGGTCATGTCTCCACATTATGAAATCTGCTCATCCTGATGGTTTCGAACAGCCCGTTATTGCTACATTGTTGCATGGGGTTCTCAAAGCCATTGCTTATCTACATGCCCATGGCCATATTCATAGAGATGTTAAG GCTGGCAATATACTTGTTGATACAAAAGGTGCAGTTAAGTTAGCGGACTTTGGAGTTTCAGCGAGCTTGTTTGATACTGGCAATAGACAACATGCAAGAAAAACATTTGTTGGAACTCCTTGCTG GATGGCTCCGGAAGTTATGCAGCAATTGCATGGATATGACTTTAA AGCAGACATCTGGTCATTTGGGATAACAGCACTAGAACTTGCTCATGGTCATGCTCCATTTTCAAAGTATCCACCAATGAAG GTTTTGTTAATGACCTTACAAAATGCTCCTCCTGGCCTTGACTATGAAAGGGACAAGAAATTTTCAAAG TCATTTAAAGAGATAGTAGCTGCCTGCTTAGTTAAGGATCCGAAGAAGCGTCCTACTGCAGAAAAGCTTTTGAAGCACCGTTTCTTTAAACATGCACATAATAAGGAATTTATAGCTCGGACAATTCTTGACGGCCTTTCCCCCCTTGGGGATCGTTTTAGGATGTTGAAG CAAAAAGAGGCTGAGGTCTTTGCACAAAATGAGGCTATATATGGTGACAAAGACCATTTATCACAG CAAGAGTATATGCGAGGGATCAGCGCATGGAATTTTGATCTAGAGGATTTGAAAAGACAGGCTGCTCTT attgaagatgatgatggcATCACCATTGCAGAAAACCAAGACTGGAGCTGCAAACATAGGGGTGAATTTGGTAACTCAGCTGATGTAACGGACAG TGATCACGTGACACGTCATCAGAAGAGATATGATAGTAGTTCTTTACATG cAGAGACTGCATTTAAGGGGCGATTCAAATTAACAGTGCCAGAGTCCAGTCCTAAG GTCGCTCCAAATGGCATTACTATCCCATATTTTGGAGAATCAGCAAATTCTATAGTTAGTACATCCGCCTCCATTCTTCCTTCGCTGCATTGTATTTTGCAGCAAAATGCCAGGCAAAGG GAAGAAACAATGAGATTGGTTGAAGTTGTAGATCAAATCACTG GCAATCATACGGAGTTAGCGGAGGCAGTAACCAATAATAAGCACATGCAG ATGTCTCTGGCTTCTGCAAGAGAGAGAGTCTTAGAGTATCATGTCATTGGTATTCAAAACAA AATCGACAAACTAGTTGAAGAGTTGCGGATACAGAAGATGAAAAATGCCAAG CTGGAAGGGCAATTAAGTGCTGTGATTGATAAGGAGTAG
- the LOC117615660 gene encoding serine/threonine-protein kinase fray2-like isoform X1 — translation MTMEYSPKKNFPVDPKDYTLYEEVGQGVSATVYRALCIPPNIIVAIKVLDLEKCNNDLDVIRREVQTMILLDHPNLLKAHCSFTASRSLWIVTPYMAAGSCLHIMKSAHPDGFEQPVIATLLHGVLKAIAYLHAHGHIHRDVKAGNILVDTKGAVKLADFGVSASLFDTGNRQHARKTFVGTPCWMAPEVMQQLHGYDFKADIWSFGITALELAHGHAPFSKYPPMKVLLMTLQNAPPGLDYERDKKFSKSFKEIVAACLVKDPKKRPTAEKLLKHRFFKHAHNKEFIARTILDGLSPLGDRFRMLKQKEAEVFAQNEAIYGDKDHLSQQEYMRGISAWNFDLEDLKRQAALIEDDDGITIAENQDWSCKHRGEFGNSADVTDRDPINAHVDSFNFSRSEWKHSSPNEIEEIVDLSPSVQGKESSYSGLDNLEKSCSLLRNVNSEDPKFLSSLPPLKVDNSPSVSADEGSDHVTRHQKRYDSSSLHAETAFKGRFKLTVPESSPKVAPNGITIPYFGESANSIVSTSASILPSLHCILQQNARQREETMRLVEVVDQITGNHTELAEAVTNNKHMQMSLASARERVLEYHVIGIQNKIDKLVEELRIQKMKNAKLEGQLSAVIDKE, via the exons ATGACCATGGAATATTCACCCAAAAAGAACTTTCCAGTAGACCCCAAAGACTACACGTTGTACGAAGAAGTGGGTCAAGGCGTGAGCGCCACTGTCTACAGAGCTCTCTGCATCCCACCTAATATAATCGTCGCCATCAAAGTTCTGGACTTGGAGAAATGCAACAATGACTTG GATGTTATTCGTCGAGAAGTACAAACCATGATCTTGCTTGACCATCCAAATCTGCTCAAGGCACACTGCTCTTTCACTGCTTCCAGGAGCCTCTGGATTGTCACGCCTTACATGGCTGCTGGGTCATGTCTCCACATTATGAAATCTGCTCATCCTGATGGTTTCGAACAGCCCGTTATTGCTACATTGTTGCATGGGGTTCTCAAAGCCATTGCTTATCTACATGCCCATGGCCATATTCATAGAGATGTTAAG GCTGGCAATATACTTGTTGATACAAAAGGTGCAGTTAAGTTAGCGGACTTTGGAGTTTCAGCGAGCTTGTTTGATACTGGCAATAGACAACATGCAAGAAAAACATTTGTTGGAACTCCTTGCTG GATGGCTCCGGAAGTTATGCAGCAATTGCATGGATATGACTTTAA AGCAGACATCTGGTCATTTGGGATAACAGCACTAGAACTTGCTCATGGTCATGCTCCATTTTCAAAGTATCCACCAATGAAG GTTTTGTTAATGACCTTACAAAATGCTCCTCCTGGCCTTGACTATGAAAGGGACAAGAAATTTTCAAAG TCATTTAAAGAGATAGTAGCTGCCTGCTTAGTTAAGGATCCGAAGAAGCGTCCTACTGCAGAAAAGCTTTTGAAGCACCGTTTCTTTAAACATGCACATAATAAGGAATTTATAGCTCGGACAATTCTTGACGGCCTTTCCCCCCTTGGGGATCGTTTTAGGATGTTGAAG CAAAAAGAGGCTGAGGTCTTTGCACAAAATGAGGCTATATATGGTGACAAAGACCATTTATCACAG CAAGAGTATATGCGAGGGATCAGCGCATGGAATTTTGATCTAGAGGATTTGAAAAGACAGGCTGCTCTT attgaagatgatgatggcATCACCATTGCAGAAAACCAAGACTGGAGCTGCAAACATAGGGGTGAATTTGGTAACTCAGCTGATGTAACGGACAG AGATCCCATTAATGCACATGTAGatagtttcaattttagtaGATCAGAATGGAAACATTCCAGCCCCAAcgaaattgaagaaattgtTGATTTATCACCTTCAGTACAAGGAAAAGAGAGTAGCTATTCTGGACTtgataatttggaaaaaagttGCTCGTTACTAAGAAATGTTAATTCTGAAGATCCAAAGTTTTTAAGCAGTTTACCTCCATTAAAAGTTGATAATTCCCCTTCTGTGAGTGCTGATGAGGGCAG TGATCACGTGACACGTCATCAGAAGAGATATGATAGTAGTTCTTTACATG cAGAGACTGCATTTAAGGGGCGATTCAAATTAACAGTGCCAGAGTCCAGTCCTAAG GTCGCTCCAAATGGCATTACTATCCCATATTTTGGAGAATCAGCAAATTCTATAGTTAGTACATCCGCCTCCATTCTTCCTTCGCTGCATTGTATTTTGCAGCAAAATGCCAGGCAAAGG GAAGAAACAATGAGATTGGTTGAAGTTGTAGATCAAATCACTG GCAATCATACGGAGTTAGCGGAGGCAGTAACCAATAATAAGCACATGCAG ATGTCTCTGGCTTCTGCAAGAGAGAGAGTCTTAGAGTATCATGTCATTGGTATTCAAAACAA AATCGACAAACTAGTTGAAGAGTTGCGGATACAGAAGATGAAAAATGCCAAG CTGGAAGGGCAATTAAGTGCTGTGATTGATAAGGAGTAG
- the LOC117615660 gene encoding serine/threonine-protein kinase BLUS1-like isoform X4 codes for MTMEYSPKKNFPVDPKDYTLYEEVGQGVSATVYRALCIPPNIIVAIKVLDLEKCNNDLDVIRREVQTMILLDHPNLLKAHCSFTASRSLWIVTPYMAAGSCLHIMKSAHPDGFEQPVIATLLHGVLKAIAYLHAHGHIHRDVKAGNILVDTKGAVKLADFGVSASLFDTGNRQHARKTFVGTPCWMAPEVMQQLHGYDFKADIWSFGITALELAHGHAPFSKYPPMKVLLMTLQNAPPGLDYERDKKFSKSFKEIVAACLVKDPKKRPTAEKLLKHRFFKHAHNKEFIARTILDGLSPLGDRFRMLKQKEAEVFAQNEAIYGDKDHLSQQEYMRGISAWNFDLEDLKRQAALIEDDDGITIAENQDWSCKHRGEFGNSADVTDSDHVTRHQKRYDSSSLHETAFKGRFKLTVPESSPKVAPNGITIPYFGESANSIVSTSASILPSLHCILQQNARQREETMRLVEVVDQITGNHTELAEAVTNNKHMQMSLASARERVLEYHVIGIQNKIDKLVEELRIQKMKNAKLEGQLSAVIDKE; via the exons ATGACCATGGAATATTCACCCAAAAAGAACTTTCCAGTAGACCCCAAAGACTACACGTTGTACGAAGAAGTGGGTCAAGGCGTGAGCGCCACTGTCTACAGAGCTCTCTGCATCCCACCTAATATAATCGTCGCCATCAAAGTTCTGGACTTGGAGAAATGCAACAATGACTTG GATGTTATTCGTCGAGAAGTACAAACCATGATCTTGCTTGACCATCCAAATCTGCTCAAGGCACACTGCTCTTTCACTGCTTCCAGGAGCCTCTGGATTGTCACGCCTTACATGGCTGCTGGGTCATGTCTCCACATTATGAAATCTGCTCATCCTGATGGTTTCGAACAGCCCGTTATTGCTACATTGTTGCATGGGGTTCTCAAAGCCATTGCTTATCTACATGCCCATGGCCATATTCATAGAGATGTTAAG GCTGGCAATATACTTGTTGATACAAAAGGTGCAGTTAAGTTAGCGGACTTTGGAGTTTCAGCGAGCTTGTTTGATACTGGCAATAGACAACATGCAAGAAAAACATTTGTTGGAACTCCTTGCTG GATGGCTCCGGAAGTTATGCAGCAATTGCATGGATATGACTTTAA AGCAGACATCTGGTCATTTGGGATAACAGCACTAGAACTTGCTCATGGTCATGCTCCATTTTCAAAGTATCCACCAATGAAG GTTTTGTTAATGACCTTACAAAATGCTCCTCCTGGCCTTGACTATGAAAGGGACAAGAAATTTTCAAAG TCATTTAAAGAGATAGTAGCTGCCTGCTTAGTTAAGGATCCGAAGAAGCGTCCTACTGCAGAAAAGCTTTTGAAGCACCGTTTCTTTAAACATGCACATAATAAGGAATTTATAGCTCGGACAATTCTTGACGGCCTTTCCCCCCTTGGGGATCGTTTTAGGATGTTGAAG CAAAAAGAGGCTGAGGTCTTTGCACAAAATGAGGCTATATATGGTGACAAAGACCATTTATCACAG CAAGAGTATATGCGAGGGATCAGCGCATGGAATTTTGATCTAGAGGATTTGAAAAGACAGGCTGCTCTT attgaagatgatgatggcATCACCATTGCAGAAAACCAAGACTGGAGCTGCAAACATAGGGGTGAATTTGGTAACTCAGCTGATGTAACGGACAG TGATCACGTGACACGTCATCAGAAGAGATATGATAGTAGTTCTTTACATG AGACTGCATTTAAGGGGCGATTCAAATTAACAGTGCCAGAGTCCAGTCCTAAG GTCGCTCCAAATGGCATTACTATCCCATATTTTGGAGAATCAGCAAATTCTATAGTTAGTACATCCGCCTCCATTCTTCCTTCGCTGCATTGTATTTTGCAGCAAAATGCCAGGCAAAGG GAAGAAACAATGAGATTGGTTGAAGTTGTAGATCAAATCACTG GCAATCATACGGAGTTAGCGGAGGCAGTAACCAATAATAAGCACATGCAG ATGTCTCTGGCTTCTGCAAGAGAGAGAGTCTTAGAGTATCATGTCATTGGTATTCAAAACAA AATCGACAAACTAGTTGAAGAGTTGCGGATACAGAAGATGAAAAATGCCAAG CTGGAAGGGCAATTAAGTGCTGTGATTGATAAGGAGTAG
- the LOC117615660 gene encoding serine/threonine-protein kinase fray2-like isoform X2 codes for MTMEYSPKKNFPVDPKDYTLYEEVGQGVSATVYRALCIPPNIIVAIKVLDLEKCNNDLDVIRREVQTMILLDHPNLLKAHCSFTASRSLWIVTPYMAAGSCLHIMKSAHPDGFEQPVIATLLHGVLKAIAYLHAHGHIHRDVKAGNILVDTKGAVKLADFGVSASLFDTGNRQHARKTFVGTPCWMAPEVMQQLHGYDFKADIWSFGITALELAHGHAPFSKYPPMKVLLMTLQNAPPGLDYERDKKFSKSFKEIVAACLVKDPKKRPTAEKLLKHRFFKHAHNKEFIARTILDGLSPLGDRFRMLKQKEAEVFAQNEAIYGDKDHLSQQEYMRGISAWNFDLEDLKRQAALIEDDDGITIAENQDWSCKHRGEFGNSADVTDRDPINAHVDSFNFSRSEWKHSSPNEIEEIVDLSPSVQGKESSYSGLDNLEKSCSLLRNVNSEDPKFLSSLPPLKVDNSPSVSADEGSDHVTRHQKRYDSSSLHETAFKGRFKLTVPESSPKVAPNGITIPYFGESANSIVSTSASILPSLHCILQQNARQREETMRLVEVVDQITGNHTELAEAVTNNKHMQMSLASARERVLEYHVIGIQNKIDKLVEELRIQKMKNAKLEGQLSAVIDKE; via the exons ATGACCATGGAATATTCACCCAAAAAGAACTTTCCAGTAGACCCCAAAGACTACACGTTGTACGAAGAAGTGGGTCAAGGCGTGAGCGCCACTGTCTACAGAGCTCTCTGCATCCCACCTAATATAATCGTCGCCATCAAAGTTCTGGACTTGGAGAAATGCAACAATGACTTG GATGTTATTCGTCGAGAAGTACAAACCATGATCTTGCTTGACCATCCAAATCTGCTCAAGGCACACTGCTCTTTCACTGCTTCCAGGAGCCTCTGGATTGTCACGCCTTACATGGCTGCTGGGTCATGTCTCCACATTATGAAATCTGCTCATCCTGATGGTTTCGAACAGCCCGTTATTGCTACATTGTTGCATGGGGTTCTCAAAGCCATTGCTTATCTACATGCCCATGGCCATATTCATAGAGATGTTAAG GCTGGCAATATACTTGTTGATACAAAAGGTGCAGTTAAGTTAGCGGACTTTGGAGTTTCAGCGAGCTTGTTTGATACTGGCAATAGACAACATGCAAGAAAAACATTTGTTGGAACTCCTTGCTG GATGGCTCCGGAAGTTATGCAGCAATTGCATGGATATGACTTTAA AGCAGACATCTGGTCATTTGGGATAACAGCACTAGAACTTGCTCATGGTCATGCTCCATTTTCAAAGTATCCACCAATGAAG GTTTTGTTAATGACCTTACAAAATGCTCCTCCTGGCCTTGACTATGAAAGGGACAAGAAATTTTCAAAG TCATTTAAAGAGATAGTAGCTGCCTGCTTAGTTAAGGATCCGAAGAAGCGTCCTACTGCAGAAAAGCTTTTGAAGCACCGTTTCTTTAAACATGCACATAATAAGGAATTTATAGCTCGGACAATTCTTGACGGCCTTTCCCCCCTTGGGGATCGTTTTAGGATGTTGAAG CAAAAAGAGGCTGAGGTCTTTGCACAAAATGAGGCTATATATGGTGACAAAGACCATTTATCACAG CAAGAGTATATGCGAGGGATCAGCGCATGGAATTTTGATCTAGAGGATTTGAAAAGACAGGCTGCTCTT attgaagatgatgatggcATCACCATTGCAGAAAACCAAGACTGGAGCTGCAAACATAGGGGTGAATTTGGTAACTCAGCTGATGTAACGGACAG AGATCCCATTAATGCACATGTAGatagtttcaattttagtaGATCAGAATGGAAACATTCCAGCCCCAAcgaaattgaagaaattgtTGATTTATCACCTTCAGTACAAGGAAAAGAGAGTAGCTATTCTGGACTtgataatttggaaaaaagttGCTCGTTACTAAGAAATGTTAATTCTGAAGATCCAAAGTTTTTAAGCAGTTTACCTCCATTAAAAGTTGATAATTCCCCTTCTGTGAGTGCTGATGAGGGCAG TGATCACGTGACACGTCATCAGAAGAGATATGATAGTAGTTCTTTACATG AGACTGCATTTAAGGGGCGATTCAAATTAACAGTGCCAGAGTCCAGTCCTAAG GTCGCTCCAAATGGCATTACTATCCCATATTTTGGAGAATCAGCAAATTCTATAGTTAGTACATCCGCCTCCATTCTTCCTTCGCTGCATTGTATTTTGCAGCAAAATGCCAGGCAAAGG GAAGAAACAATGAGATTGGTTGAAGTTGTAGATCAAATCACTG GCAATCATACGGAGTTAGCGGAGGCAGTAACCAATAATAAGCACATGCAG ATGTCTCTGGCTTCTGCAAGAGAGAGAGTCTTAGAGTATCATGTCATTGGTATTCAAAACAA AATCGACAAACTAGTTGAAGAGTTGCGGATACAGAAGATGAAAAATGCCAAG CTGGAAGGGCAATTAAGTGCTGTGATTGATAAGGAGTAG
- the LOC117616578 gene encoding uncharacterized protein LOC117616578 has translation MQAVSVLSLSPSFNSYDSKNEFEYAQLSANFSSKLKIAGSGSDFEFNDTKPAALDNEKDKPETEESEGVQNADAGGDCLKNEDEDDFSFVCTNPDGSPISADDIFQNGQIRPVYPIFNRDLLFADADDGDSSRARGAAASSSSLRPPLKKLFFEERDTPSSSASESDELEGVPEGTYCEWSRKTVVVAPELKNKSNSTGSSKLWRVRDLKLRSNSDGKDAFVFLNPNSTTTSPKPSQETADNKSGAKIVKTVEKVKGKAKKAETVSSAHEKHYVMNRAKKEGDKRRSYLPYRQDLVGFFTNVNGLSRNVHPF, from the coding sequence ATGCAAGCGGTTTCGGTGCTGTCTTTGTCTCCCAGCTTCAATTCGTACGATTCGAAGAACGAATTTGAATACGCGCAGCTCTCTGCAAATTTCAGCTCCAAGCTCAAAATCGCTGGTTCCGGTAGCGATTTCGAATTCAACGACACTAAACCCGCAGCTTTAGATAACGAGAAGGATAAGCCGGAAACGGAAGAGAGCGAAGGTGTTCAGAACGCCGACGCCGGTGGTGATTGCTTGAAGAACGAAGATGAAGACGATTTCTCTTTCGTCTGCACCAACCCCGACGGATCGCCGATTTCCGCCGACGATATATTCCAAAATGGCCAGATCCGTCCGGTGTACCCAATTTTCAACCGGGATCTCCTGTTCGCCGATGCCGACGACGGCGATTCTTCCAGAGCCAGAGGGGCTGCCGCTTCGTCTTCCTCTCTGCGTCCGCCATTGAAGAAGCTCTTCTTCGAAGAGCGGGATACGCCGTCGTCCTCGGCTTCCGAGTCGGACGAGCTCGAAGGAGTCCCCGAAGGAACGTACTGCGAGTGGTCGAGGAAGACCGTGGTAGTTGCGCCGGAGCTCAAAAACAAGAGCAATTCGACGGGTTCGTCGAAGCTGTGGAGAGTCAGAGACTTGAAGCTCCGGAGCAACAGCGACGGGAAAGACGCGTTCGTGTTCCTGAACCCTAATTCGACGACGACGAGCCCAAAGCCGAGCCAGGAAACGGCCGACAACAAGAGCGGCGCTAAGATTGTGAAGACGGTGGAAAAGGTTAAGGGGAAGGCTAAGAAAGCCGAAACGGTGTCGTCGGCGCACGAGAAGCATTACGTGATGAACCGAGCGAAGAAGGAGGGGGATAAACGGCGGTCGTACTTGCCGTATAGGCAGGATCTGGTTGGGTTCTTCACCAATGTGAACGGCTTGAGCAGAAACGTTCATCCTTTCTGA
- the LOC117613592 gene encoding probable inactive poly [ADP-ribose] polymerase SRO2: MSANQSDFEDQVSMTVDDDEISGYESDCGDSNSAVSDRFDVFTRNGMIRLEEENSAHDIIKTCFLSGMGFAGGDTNLVAIHKNVSSDLTRQARFESFKIFSKAVAQKCGGNANVKYAWYGGSKDELCEILVHGFSRCREPAPNEQSYGVGVHLISPVFAYDGALSSAVDERGLRHMLLCRVILGKMETVAPGSKQSHPSSKEMDTGVDNLQFPRRYVVWSAYMNSHIFPVYVVSFKAPSPNVVSGIQPSIQPRQANTSKPTSPWVTFPALMFTLAKFLPPSKMLLIVKCHNEFRAKRISRPQLIRKVRQIVGDNLLIQVIKAFRSKSLHPASAKRTV; this comes from the exons ATGTCGGCCAATCAAAGCGATTTTGAAGACCAAGTCTCAATGACTGTTGATGATGACGAAATTTCGGGTTATGAGTCCGATTGCGGCGATTCCAATTCCGCTGTTTCGGATCGGTTTGATGTTTTCACTCGGAACGGGATGATCCGGTTGGAGGAAGAGAATTCGGCGCATGACATCATCAAGACGTGCTTTCTTTCGGGCATGGGTTTCGCTGGAGGAGACACCAATCTTGTGGCCATACACAAGAACGTGAGCTCTGATTTGACAAGACAAGCGAGGTTTGAGTCGTTCAAGATTTTCTCTAAGGCGGTGGCTCAGAAATGTGGTGGGAATGCCAACGTTAAGTATGCTTGGTATGGTGGATCAAAAGATGAGCTTTGTGAGATTTTGGTTCATGGATTCAGTCGGTGCAGAGAGCCTGCCCCAAATGAACAATCTTATGGCGTCGGCGTTCATCTGATTAGTCCTGTCTTTGCTTATGATGG TGCATTGTCATCAGCTGTTGATGAAAGAGGGCTAAGGCACATGCTACTGTGCCGTGTGATATTGGGGAAGATGGAAACGGTGGCTCCAGGTTCGAAGCAATCTCATCCCAGTTCCAAGGAGATGGACACTGGCGTGGACAATCTTCAGTTTCCTAGAAGATATGTTGTGTGGAGTGCTTACATGAACTCTCACATTTTTCCTGTTTATGTGGTCAGCTTCAAGGCTCCTAGCCCAAATG TTGTCTCAGGCATTCAACCAAGTATTCAACCAAGGCAGGCGAATACTTCAAAACCCACATCACCATGGGTGACTTTCCCTGCTCTGATGTTCACGCTTGCGAAGTTCTTGCCTCCTTCTAAAATGCTATTGATTGTCAAATGTCACAACGAATTCAGA GCAAAGAGGATTTCGCGTCCACAGCTGATACGGAAAGTGAGGCAGATAGTCGGTGACAATTTGTTGATCCAAGTGATTAAAGCTTTCAGAAGCAAGAGCCTCCATCCGGCCAGTGCCAAGAGAACTGTGTAA